The DNA region CATCCTTTGTGAGCGATTTTGCTTCCTGATACATCACGAGCACTTCTGCCTGCATTTCATCAATGACCCGGAAGTAGTTGGCGATTCCTAGTTTCAAGCTCTCAATCGTGCCTTGCTTATGTTCCAGATCCTCCTGTAGCCGCTCGCTGACATGATCATAAATACTGTCGCAAACTAAATAGAGAACATCTTCCTTCGTCCGGATGTATTCGTATAACGTGCCAATGCTAAACCCGGCAGCATTGGCAATTTCCCTTGTCGTCGTCCGGTGAAACCCCTTTTCTTTAAAAAGCGCAACCGCCCCTTTAATCATTTGGTCCCTTCTGCGCTGCACGAGACGTTCATCCTTTACCGAAGCCTGTACTTCTCGTTTTTCCATCCCCTCAAACCGCCTTTTTCCACCTGTTATTTCGTAATCATTCGTGAAATGACGAGGCGTTGGATTTCCTGTGTTCCTTCATAAATTTGTGTGATTTTCGCATCACGCATATATCTCTCAACCGGATAATCCTTTGTATATCCATAACCGCCGAATACCTGAACCGCTTCGGTTGTTACCTTCATTGCGGTATCACCGGCAAATAATTTCGACATCGCCGATTCCTTCCCATACGGCAAGCCTTCTGACTCCAGCCAAGCCGCTTGATAGGTTAATAGTCTTGAAGCTTCAATCCCTGTTGCCATATCAGCCAATTTAAAGCCAATTCCCTGTTGGGCTGCGATTGGCTTTCCGAACTGTTGGCGTTCTTTTGCATAATCGACAGCAGCGTCAAGCGCCCCTTGAGCAATACCAACCGCCTGGGCTGCAATTCCGTTCCGGCCGCCATCAAGCGTCATCATCGCAATTTTAAAACCTTCGCCTTCTTCGCCAAGTCTGTTGGTGACAGGCACTCTGCATTCTTCAAAAATAATTTCTGTTGTCGGTGAAGAACGGATTCCCAGTTTCTTTTCCTTTTTCCCGACGGAGAAGCCCGGGAAGTCACTTTCCACGATGAATGCCGTTGTTCCTTTCTGCTTGCTTGAAGGGTCGGTTAAGGCAAAAACAACATAAATGTCTGCTTCGCCGCCGTTAGTAATAAAGATTTTTGAGCCGTTTAGGACATAATGGTCCCCTTCGAGCCTTGCAGTTGTTCTCATCCCGCCAGCGTCCGAACCGCTACCTGGCTCAGTTAAACCGTAGGCGCCGATCTTCGTACCTTCTGCCAATGCACGCAGATATGTTTGTTTTTGTTCCTCTGAACCAAATTTGTAAATCGGCCAGCCGGCAAGTGAGGTATGGGCTGATAAAAGGACACCCACTGATGCGTCAACACGGGAAAGCTCCTCTACCGCGATACAATAAGCAAGATAATCACTGCCAATTCCACCGTATTGTTCCGGCCACGGAATCCCCGTTAAGCCAAGCTCTGCCATTTTGTCAAAAATCTCGCGGTCAAAACGTTCTTCCTCATCACGTTCAGCAGCCGTTGGGGCCACTTCGTTTCTAGCAAAATCCCGCACCATTTTACGAATCATTTCATGCTCTTCAGTCAATCGAAAGTTCATTTTATTAGTCCTCCTAAAGGTAATTTTGGTTAGGTTACGATATATAGGGCACATAATTTATTTCAGTTACTACATAACTTGAGTCGACTACTACAAGGTTTGGTGCAGTTACTACAAATATCCAGTCACTTACTACATAATTAGAAGCCTTATCTACATTAATTGTAAAATATTGGTTATCTAGATGGGCTTACTACACAATTTGAGTTCTTTACTGCAAAGTTCCGTTCACTTACTACATAATCAGAAGCTCTATCTACATTAATTGTAAAATATTGGTTACCTAGATGGGCTTACTACACAATTTGAGTTCGTTACTACAAATATCCAGTCACTTACTACATAATTAGAAGCCTTATCTACATTAATTGTAAAATAATGGTTAACCATATGGGCTTACTACACAATTTGAGTTCTTTACTACAAAGTTCCGTTCACTTACTACATAATCAGACACCTAATCTACATTAATTGTAAAATAATGGCTAACCATATGGGCTTACTACACAATTTGAGTTCTTTACTACAAAGTTCCGTTCACTTACTACATAATCAGACACCTTATCTACATTAATTGTAAAATGCTGGTTACCACGCAAATGTTTTTCCAATACTACTACTACAAATACTTACTAATAACAATCCGTTGTATTTCACTTGTACCTTCGTAGATTTCGGTTACTTTGGCGTCGCGGAAATAACGCTCGACAGGGTAGTCCTCGGTATAACCGTAGCCGCCGAACACTTGAATCGCCTCCGTGGCAACCTCAACAGCCGTTTTGGAAGCAAATAATTTAGCCATTGATGCTTCTTTTCCGCAATTTAAGCCTTGGGCACGCAAATCAGCCGCACGATAGAGTAATAGTTTCGCAGCTTCCACATTTGTTGCCATATCAGCCAGCTTAAAGCCAATCCCTTGTTGGGCTGCGATTGGTTTGCCAAATTGCCGGCGTTCTTTCGCATAAGCTGTAGCAGCTTCGAGAGCAGCTTCAGCAATTCCGAGCGCCTGAGCCGCAATACCAATTCGACCGACATCCAAGTTTGCCATCGCAATTTTAAAGCCCTCGCCCTCTTTGCCGAGGAGATTTTCTGCTGGAACACGCATGTTCTCGAAGGTTAGCTGAACCGTTCTTGAACCATGAAGGCCCATTTTTCGCTCATCCTTGCCAATCACAAGTCCCGGGGTATTTTTATCAACAATAAATGTGGAAATGCCTTTTGTTCTCCGCGTCGGGTCGGTGGAGGCAAACACAATATAAACATCCGCTTCACCGCCGTTGGTAATGAACATCTTCGAGCCATTGAGCACATAATGCTCTCCATCCTTTACCGCCCGCGACTTTAAGCTTGCAGCATCTGAACCAGAACTAGGCTCTGTTAAGCAAAACGCACCCAAATACTCACCTGTTGCAAGCTTTGGCAAATATCTTTGCTTTTGCTCGTCATTGCCAAAATAAATAATCGGATTGGTACCGACTGATGTATGAACAGACAGGATGACGCCCACCGTCGCGCTGACTTTTGAAAGTTCATTGATGGCAATGATATAGGAGACAAAATCCATTTCGGCACCGCCGTATTTTTCAGCCACTGGAATTCCCATCAGGCCAAGCTCGCCCATCTTCCGAAGAATTTCGCGGGGGAATTCGCCCTTTTCCATATTTTCTATAAAGGGTGCGATTTCACTAGCTGCAAAATCGCGAACCATTTTTCGCATCATCTCTTGTTCTTCGGTGAATGTAAGATTCATTTTCCTTCTCCCCTTTTGAGGACTGATTATTCATACGTATAAAAACCGCGCCCTGATTTACGGCCGAGCCAGCCCGCCTTAACATATTTGCGCAACAGTGGGCATGGGCGGTATTTATCATCGCCAAACCCTTCATGCAGGGTTTCCATAATGTATAAACAGGTATCCAAGCCAATAAAATCTGCTAAGGTTAGCGGGCCCATTGGATGATTCATCCCAAGCTTCATCACGTCATCGATGGCTTCCTTTGTTGCCACACCCTCGTACAAGGCATAAATCGCTTCATTGATCATTGGTAAAAGGATACGGTTTGAGACAAAACCCGGAGAGTCATTGACCTCGACAGGGACCTTGCCGATGGTTTTCGTCATTTCTTCAATTGTTTGATAGACTTCATCCGCTGTGGCTAAGCCCCGAATAATTTCCACTAACTTCATTACTGGTACCGGATTCATAAAATGCATGCCAATTACCTTCTCTGGGCGGTTCGTTGCTGCAGCAATTTCTGTGATTGGTAGTGAGGACGTGTTGCTTGCTAAAATTGTATTTTCGGGCGCAATTTTATCTAGCTGGGCGAAGAGTTTTGTTTTAATTTCCATATTTTCAACGGCTGCTTCAATGACAAGGTCGACCGCACTGGCATCGTTTAAGTCGGTTGACGGACGAATACGATCCAATACATCCTGTTTCTGCTCTGCTGTCATCCGCCCTTTTTCCACTAAGCGTGTTAAGTTTTTGCTGATTACCCCTAATCCGCGTTCGACAAATTCCGTTTTTAAGTCATTTAAAACCACTTGATAGCCCGCTTGCGCACAAACTTGGGCAATTCCAGACCCCATTTGCCCGGCACCGATCACCATTACTTTTTTAACACTCATTATTTCCCCTCCGAATCCCATTTTTATTAGCTATTGATGACATATACGCAAAAAATGAGGGTATTTCCGCTAAAAATGAATGATATCCGCTAAGCCGATGGATATATCCGCGAAAATACCCAATTTACCCGCGAAATTATACTTTCGGTACTTCCACCATTACGGCATCGCCCTGGCCTCCTCCGCTACAGATGGCTGCGATCCCGATGCCTCCGCCGCGGCGCTTTAATTCATGCACTAATGTAAGGATGATACGGGCTCCACTGGCGCCAATCGGATGTCCGAGGGCGACTGCACCGCCATTGACATTGACCTTTTCCGGGTCGAGGCTAGCAATTTTTCCGCTTGCTAATGCCACCGCAGCAAATGCCTCGTTAATTTCAAAGAGGTCAATTTCCGAAAGATCCCTGCCCGTTTTTTTCAATAATGCATTGATGACAAGTCCTGGTGTTTGCGGGAAGTCCTTCGCTTCGACAGCTACTGCTGTATGCCCTAAAATAACCGCCTCATGTTCTCTGCCTTCCCTTATCGCACGTTCTTCGCTCATTAACACAAGGGCAGCCGCGCCGTCATTAATTCCTGGTGCATTCCCTGCTGTAATCGTTCCGTCTGAATTAAAAACGGGTGCTAATTTCGAGAGTCTCTCTAGTGAGGTATCTTTACGCGGTGATTCATCCTGGCTGACGACCACAGGCTCGCCCTTACGCTGCGGGATGGTGACAGGCACGATTTCTTCGGCAAACTTTCCTGTTTCAATCGCCGCTATTGCACGCTGATGACTTCTTAATGCCCACTCATCCTGCTCTTTACGGCTAAGTTCCATCTCTTTTGCGGTTGAATTTCCGTAGGTGCCCATATGAACGCCTGTAAAGCTACAGGTTAAGCCATCATGAATCATTAAATCCTTTACCGAGGAGTCGCCCATCTTTAGACCCCAGCGTGCTTTTGGCAAAATATACGGAGCATTGCTCATCGATTCCATGCCGCCGGCAACAATCACTTCTTCATCGCCTGCACGGATGATTTGGTCTGCTAATGTCACACTGCGCATTCCCGAGGCGCAAACCTTATTAATCGTTTCTGTTTTTACTTCCCATGGCAGTCCAGCCTCTCTTGCCGCCTGACGCGATGGAATTTGCCCTTGGCCCCCTTGTAATACCGATCCTAAAATCACTTCCTGTACGTCATCGGCTTTCACTTGTGCCCTCAGCAACGCCTCTTTCACAGCAATTCCACCTAACTCAACCGCAGTCAGGCTGCTTAAACTCCCGCCAAGCTTTCCAAAAGGCGTTCTAACCCCGCTTAAAATAACCGTTCTCCCCATATAAAACACTCCCCTTTTTCCTACTATTCAGTCATTTGGATGTAAAAAAATTCATTCGACTGAACGCTCGCTCGATATCCCTGCAAAAAAAATCGTTCACCAAAATGTAAGCGTTTTATCCTTCACTATCTATTTTACATAAAAAATAGCAGAAGTTGAAATGTTTTACACAAAATTCATAAAATTAAGTGGATTCACACAACCATTCAACCTCTGCTATTCTTAAAACTTAAGCACTCACTACAAACCTAACTATGCTACTTCCCCGCAAATGGCCTTTTCTAATAACTCGGCTACATCGTAGGTTGAAACCTTTTCTTCTACTTCTTTTGCTTTCGTACCATCTGAAAGCATGGTTAAGCAGTACGGACAAGCGGAACTAATAACCGTCGGATTTACCTCTAACGCCTGCTCCGTTCGGCTCACGTTAATGCGATGACCCGTTTCTTCCTCCATCCACATTAAGCCGCCACCCGCGCCACAGCACATTCCTGTTTCTCTGTTTCTTTCCATCTCTACAAGTTTGACACCTGGAATCGACTTTAAAATCTCCCGCGGCGGATCATAGACATCATTATAACGGCCTAAGTAACAAGAGTCGTGGAAGGTAATTGTTTCATTCACTGCATGTTTTGGAACAAGTTTTCCATCGCGAACGAGTTCATAAAGAATTTCAGTATGATGGAACACTTCTGCTTCTAAGCCGAAATCAGGGTATTCATTTTTGAAAATATTATAGGCATGCGGGTCCGTTGTAATAATTTTCTTGACCCCTGCTTTTTCAAATTCCTCAATATTCTTCGTTGCAAGCTCCTGGAATAAGAACTCATTTCCGAGACGTCTTGGTGTGTCTCCAGAGTTTTTCTCTTTGTTTCCAAGGATCGCAAACTTCACACCCGCTTCATTTAAGAGCTTAGCAAAGGCAAGGGCAATCTTTTGGCTCCGGTTATCGTATGATCCCATCGCACCCACCCAGAATAAGTATTCAAATTCCTCGCCAGCCTTGTTCATTTCCTTTACCGTTGGAACATGTACGTCCTCGCGGGCATCGCGCCAGTTTTCGCGCTCTTTACGATTTAAGCCCCATGGATTACCTTGACGTTCAATATTCGTCATCGCCCTTTGTGCATCGGCGTCCATTTTTCCTTCTGTTAAAACAAGATAACGGCGCAGGTCGATAATTTTATCCACGTGCTCATTCATCACCGGGCATTGGTCTTCGCAATTTCGGCAAGTCGTACATGCCCAAATTTCTTCTTCGGTAATGACTTCGCCAATTAAGCTTGGGTTATAAGCAAGCGATGCT from Neobacillus sp. FSL H8-0543 includes:
- a CDS encoding TetR/AcrR family transcriptional regulator — translated: MEKREVQASVKDERLVQRRRDQMIKGAVALFKEKGFHRTTTREIANAAGFSIGTLYEYIRTKEDVLYLVCDSIYDHVSERLQEDLEHKQGTIESLKLGIANYFRVIDEMQAEVLVMYQEAKSLTKDALPYVLKKENEMAAMFEKLLWLCVENGELEITEKQIKIISHTIIVEGQMWSFRRWTLQKLFTLDEYIDLQTELLFSGLTGGACHLKGGKQ
- a CDS encoding acyl-CoA dehydrogenase codes for the protein MNFRLTEEHEMIRKMVRDFARNEVAPTAAERDEEERFDREIFDKMAELGLTGIPWPEQYGGIGSDYLAYCIAVEELSRVDASVGVLLSAHTSLAGWPIYKFGSEEQKQTYLRALAEGTKIGAYGLTEPGSGSDAGGMRTTARLEGDHYVLNGSKIFITNGGEADIYVVFALTDPSSKQKGTTAFIVESDFPGFSVGKKEKKLGIRSSPTTEIIFEECRVPVTNRLGEEGEGFKIAMMTLDGGRNGIAAQAVGIAQGALDAAVDYAKERQQFGKPIAAQQGIGFKLADMATGIEASRLLTYQAAWLESEGLPYGKESAMSKLFAGDTAMKVTTEAVQVFGGYGYTKDYPVERYMRDAKITQIYEGTQEIQRLVISRMITK
- a CDS encoding acyl-CoA dehydrogenase produces the protein MNLTFTEEQEMMRKMVRDFAASEIAPFIENMEKGEFPREILRKMGELGLMGIPVAEKYGGAEMDFVSYIIAINELSKVSATVGVILSVHTSVGTNPIIYFGNDEQKQRYLPKLATGEYLGAFCLTEPSSGSDAASLKSRAVKDGEHYVLNGSKMFITNGGEADVYIVFASTDPTRRTKGISTFIVDKNTPGLVIGKDERKMGLHGSRTVQLTFENMRVPAENLLGKEGEGFKIAMANLDVGRIGIAAQALGIAEAALEAATAYAKERRQFGKPIAAQQGIGFKLADMATNVEAAKLLLYRAADLRAQGLNCGKEASMAKLFASKTAVEVATEAIQVFGGYGYTEDYPVERYFRDAKVTEIYEGTSEIQRIVISKYL
- a CDS encoding 3-hydroxybutyryl-CoA dehydrogenase, encoding MSVKKVMVIGAGQMGSGIAQVCAQAGYQVVLNDLKTEFVERGLGVISKNLTRLVEKGRMTAEQKQDVLDRIRPSTDLNDASAVDLVIEAAVENMEIKTKLFAQLDKIAPENTILASNTSSLPITEIAAATNRPEKVIGMHFMNPVPVMKLVEIIRGLATADEVYQTIEEMTKTIGKVPVEVNDSPGFVSNRILLPMINEAIYALYEGVATKEAIDDVMKLGMNHPMGPLTLADFIGLDTCLYIMETLHEGFGDDKYRPCPLLRKYVKAGWLGRKSGRGFYTYE
- a CDS encoding acetyl-CoA C-acetyltransferase; this translates as MGRTVILSGVRTPFGKLGGSLSSLTAVELGGIAVKEALLRAQVKADDVQEVILGSVLQGGQGQIPSRQAAREAGLPWEVKTETINKVCASGMRSVTLADQIIRAGDEEVIVAGGMESMSNAPYILPKARWGLKMGDSSVKDLMIHDGLTCSFTGVHMGTYGNSTAKEMELSRKEQDEWALRSHQRAIAAIETGKFAEEIVPVTIPQRKGEPVVVSQDESPRKDTSLERLSKLAPVFNSDGTITAGNAPGINDGAAALVLMSEERAIREGREHEAVILGHTAVAVEAKDFPQTPGLVINALLKKTGRDLSEIDLFEINEAFAAVALASGKIASLDPEKVNVNGGAVALGHPIGASGARIILTLVHELKRRGGGIGIAAICSGGGQGDAVMVEVPKV
- a CDS encoding (Fe-S)-binding protein yields the protein MNGLLWVNLIAFLAVTAYAISLFVYVVKTRIEFIKLGKKVEFDNNVKERMQKIWVNVFGQKKLLKDKKSGAIHVMFFYGFILVQLGAIDFIIKGIKPGAHLPLGPVYPVFTFIQELVTLTILVAVIWAFYRRYVEKLVRLKRNFKAGLVLIFIGGLMVSVLVGNGMGLIWHGEAATWAEPVASVISLAFSWLGETAAIAVFYVAWWAHLLFLLTFLVYVPQSKHAHLIAGPANVYFNRLEKPGKLKKVDFEDESQESFGVGKIEDFTQHQMIDLYACVECGRCTNMCPATGTGKMLSPMDLILKLRDHLTNHGAAVTSKQPWVPTYAFAGTKGNQLALAASGQGAQEAAASLAYNPSLIGEVITEEEIWACTTCRNCEDQCPVMNEHVDKIIDLRRYLVLTEGKMDADAQRAMTNIERQGNPWGLNRKERENWRDAREDVHVPTVKEMNKAGEEFEYLFWVGAMGSYDNRSQKIALAFAKLLNEAGVKFAILGNKEKNSGDTPRRLGNEFLFQELATKNIEEFEKAGVKKIITTDPHAYNIFKNEYPDFGLEAEVFHHTEILYELVRDGKLVPKHAVNETITFHDSCYLGRYNDVYDPPREILKSIPGVKLVEMERNRETGMCCGAGGGLMWMEEETGHRINVSRTEQALEVNPTVISSACPYCLTMLSDGTKAKEVEEKVSTYDVAELLEKAICGEVA